From a region of the Paenibacillus sp. R14(2021) genome:
- a CDS encoding uroporphyrinogen-III synthase: MAKNLLGKRIAITGSRKLPELSEIIERQGGTTIVRPQQGLLVLREEEVEKDLLHLLESGTDWCIFTTGTGLAALLQQADRLGIRERLLEIIRESKVGARGYKTYAMLKQLGISPLVLDEDGTTEGLVKALRAFDFKNQGIFIQLHGEEMPALTDFFEAQGAAVRTLLPYKHTAPDAETSLRLCREIIDGEVDAVCFTTAVQVRYLYDFARQHGCAAALNDSFSSKVHAAAVGRVTADVLLQEGVERVSSPAIERMGAMIVELARCFEG; encoded by the coding sequence ATGGCTAAGAACCTGCTGGGCAAGCGGATTGCCATCACGGGCTCGCGCAAGCTGCCGGAGCTGAGCGAGATTATCGAGCGGCAGGGCGGGACGACGATTGTTCGCCCGCAGCAAGGCTTGCTGGTGCTTCGAGAGGAAGAAGTGGAGAAGGATTTGCTTCATTTGCTCGAGAGCGGGACCGATTGGTGCATCTTCACGACGGGTACGGGCCTTGCGGCTTTGCTTCAGCAAGCAGATCGGCTCGGTATTCGCGAGCGGCTGCTCGAAATCATCCGGGAGTCGAAGGTAGGCGCGCGAGGCTACAAGACCTATGCGATGCTGAAGCAGCTTGGTATTTCACCGCTCGTTCTGGATGAAGACGGGACGACGGAGGGGCTCGTGAAGGCGCTGCGCGCATTTGATTTCAAGAACCAGGGCATCTTCATTCAGCTGCATGGCGAAGAGATGCCTGCCTTGACGGACTTCTTCGAAGCGCAGGGCGCAGCGGTCAGGACCCTTCTCCCGTACAAGCATACGGCTCCCGATGCAGAGACCTCCCTGCGGCTGTGCCGGGAGATCATCGATGGCGAGGTCGATGCTGTCTGCTTTACAACGGCGGTGCAAGTGAGGTATTTGTATGATTTTGCCCGGCAGCATGGCTGCGCCGCGGCATTGAACGACAGCTTCAGCAGCAAGGTCCATGCGGCTGCGGTGGGCAGGGTAACGGCTGACGTGCTGCTGCAAGAAGGTGTGGAGCGGGTGTCATCGCCCGCTATTGAACGGATGGGCGCCATGATCGTTGAATTAGCGCGCTGCTTCGAAGGATGA
- a CDS encoding spore germination protein: MTKQTNSKSLSQMIGIFRQSSDFKTMAIALPTQKLYISYYSTLIDESKLQHDLIWILQESARENPIASLEDLLPMIPMTQILISNRSDEIHDKLMRCHVLIQLKRDAQEGALVHIPTKFGIRPNNDTENEFSVVGPKVGFIEDIDTNIHLMRLQINIPEFVVKEVSIGSLSHTRVAMLYIDGVTNPEIVNRLEQRLRSIDLDVSYDSCQVDQLVADSSMTPFPLLLATERRDRVVFALASGQAAFICDGSPYFIIGPSTLFDFFISPEDYYLPWVLGSFFRLIRMFGVVFSLFASALYVAILTYHYEVVPHSLLGPLIYSRIHVPFLPVLEVIFLEITIEFLREAGARLPTKIGQTLGIVGGIVVGQAAVEAALTSNVLIIIVSLSALASFATPIYKMANTIRFLRFPFILLAAVWGGLGIFIGICFLFVHLTRLKSLGYPYTTPVYPLRPADFKDSFLRMPFQQVNRRPGFLRPVSKVKYSPKPVKRHKQDWN, from the coding sequence ATGACGAAGCAAACAAACAGCAAGAGCTTATCGCAGATGATCGGCATTTTCCGGCAGTCTTCGGATTTCAAAACAATGGCAATCGCCCTGCCAACCCAGAAGCTCTACATCTCGTATTACAGCACCTTGATCGACGAGAGCAAATTGCAGCATGACTTGATCTGGATCTTACAGGAGAGCGCCCGCGAGAACCCGATTGCTTCCCTTGAAGACCTGCTGCCTATGATTCCGATGACGCAAATCTTGATTTCAAACCGCTCGGACGAGATCCATGACAAGCTGATGAGATGCCATGTGCTGATTCAGTTGAAGAGAGACGCCCAAGAAGGCGCGCTCGTTCATATTCCGACCAAGTTCGGAATCCGCCCGAACAACGATACGGAGAATGAATTCAGCGTCGTCGGACCGAAGGTCGGGTTCATCGAGGACATTGATACGAATATTCATCTCATGCGGCTGCAAATCAATATTCCAGAGTTCGTCGTGAAGGAAGTAAGCATCGGCAGTCTGTCGCATACCCGTGTCGCAATGCTCTACATCGACGGCGTTACGAATCCGGAAATCGTCAACCGACTTGAGCAGCGGCTGAGAAGCATCGACCTCGACGTCAGTTATGATTCCTGCCAGGTGGACCAATTGGTGGCGGACAGTTCGATGACGCCATTCCCGCTGCTGCTTGCCACAGAGCGCCGGGACCGGGTCGTATTCGCTTTGGCAAGCGGGCAAGCCGCCTTCATCTGTGACGGAAGCCCTTATTTTATAATAGGACCGTCCACGCTGTTCGACTTCTTCATCTCGCCGGAGGATTATTACCTGCCATGGGTACTTGGCTCGTTCTTCCGCCTAATTCGGATGTTCGGCGTCGTCTTCTCGCTGTTCGCGAGCGCGCTCTACGTCGCGATCCTGACCTATCACTACGAGGTTGTGCCGCACAGCCTGCTCGGTCCGCTCATTTATTCCCGGATTCACGTGCCGTTTCTGCCCGTCCTCGAGGTTATTTTTCTAGAGATCACGATCGAATTCCTCCGCGAGGCAGGTGCCAGGCTGCCGACGAAAATCGGCCAAACCCTCGGCATCGTCGGCGGCATCGTCGTAGGGCAAGCAGCGGTGGAAGCCGCACTGACGAGCAATGTACTCATTATCATCGTCTCGTTGTCCGCCCTCGCTTCCTTCGCGACGCCAATTTATAAAATGGCCAATACGATCCGCTTCCTGCGGTTCCCGTTCATTCTGCTTGCCGCGGTATGGGGCGGCCTCGGCATCTTCATCGGCATCTGCTTCCTGTTCGTGCATCTGACGCGGTTGAAATCGCTTGGCTATCCGTATACGACGCCGGTATATCCACTCCGTCCAGCGGATTTCAAGGACAGCTTTCTGCGCATGCCCTTTCAGCAGGTCAATAGGCGACCTGGTTTTTTGCGGCCTGTATCTAAGGTCAAATATTCGCCTAAGCCCGTCAAACGGCACAAGCAGGACTGGAATTAA
- a CDS encoding DinB family protein, with protein sequence METNLFDQLAFIRSQTLELLQGVTEELGDRMPAGFRNNIRWQLGHVYTVTEILALSQLNLPLHLPEGFMERFPYGTSPQDQIAISAPVPTIPELEQLLKNQPQRIRELLPVSRLNESAPTITTSTGLGLHTPEQSLRYNLYHEGIHFGIISVYKRLLSQN encoded by the coding sequence ATGGAAACAAATCTATTCGACCAATTGGCCTTCATCAGAAGTCAAACGCTTGAACTGCTGCAGGGAGTAACCGAGGAGCTTGGGGATCGAATGCCGGCCGGTTTCCGCAATAATATCCGCTGGCAGCTTGGTCACGTCTACACCGTGACGGAAATCTTGGCTTTGTCGCAATTGAATCTGCCTCTTCATTTGCCGGAAGGATTTATGGAGCGCTTTCCTTATGGAACGTCTCCGCAGGACCAAATCGCGATCTCGGCTCCTGTGCCGACGATACCGGAGCTGGAGCAATTGTTAAAGAATCAGCCTCAGAGAATTCGCGAATTGCTTCCTGTCAGCCGCTTGAACGAATCCGCGCCTACCATTACAACGTCGACGGGGCTCGGTCTGCATACGCCGGAGCAGTCGCTCCGTTATAACTTATATCATGAAGGCATTCATTTCGGGATCATCTCCGTGTACAAGAGATTGTTGTCCCAGAACTAA
- a CDS encoding benzoate/H(+) symporter BenE family transporter: MTEERSVSTGLTSALLACSGGAILLVQTAQTAGLAHEELVTWFGSVYVIGGLLNLILSLTYRIPFAGAHSITAVAFIGTLSARFTWPELAGGFIMSGVLILIAGSTGLFGAVLNRIPKPLIDALLAGLLLSYVIDIVPAAVQLPVIGLLAGAGYFLVPRVTKSLSPALWALLLGLAGLALLGGLHSGFPPMQDTSFAMPHWVHPVFTVSGMFAVALPLSLLIMSNDLAVALVSLRRNGYGPSVGRTMTASGFASVAAGLFGGHAANVGGMMSALCSSPEAGPSESRYRAAVVSNAVVILFGLAAWQVTDLIRMLPASFVAMMTGFSLLGLFQHAVRSALQNRKLLLSVLLTFGAAALHLHAWGISTPIWALLIGAAVLKLSAVHERRKRKLNPLIVPASDEPNQGGKY; the protein is encoded by the coding sequence ATGACGGAGGAGAGAAGCGTATCGACCGGGCTGACCTCCGCATTGCTGGCCTGCTCGGGCGGCGCCATTCTGCTGGTCCAAACCGCGCAAACCGCCGGCTTGGCGCATGAAGAGCTCGTTACGTGGTTTGGTTCGGTATATGTGATCGGCGGGCTGTTGAACCTAATCTTGAGTTTAACGTACCGAATCCCGTTCGCAGGAGCGCACTCGATCACGGCCGTTGCCTTTATTGGCACGCTCTCAGCGCGCTTCACCTGGCCGGAGCTTGCCGGCGGCTTCATCATGTCCGGCGTGTTGATACTGATCGCCGGAAGCACCGGGCTATTCGGAGCCGTGCTGAATCGAATTCCGAAGCCGCTAATCGATGCGTTGCTGGCAGGTCTGCTGCTCTCGTACGTAATCGATATCGTGCCCGCTGCCGTCCAGCTGCCGGTCATCGGGCTGCTTGCCGGGGCAGGTTATTTCCTAGTGCCGCGGGTAACGAAGAGCCTCTCCCCAGCTCTCTGGGCGCTGCTTCTGGGATTGGCGGGGCTCGCATTGCTTGGCGGACTGCATAGCGGGTTCCCGCCAATGCAGGATACCTCGTTCGCGATGCCGCATTGGGTTCACCCGGTATTTACGGTTTCCGGCATGTTCGCCGTCGCGCTTCCGTTGTCGTTGTTGATCATGAGCAACGATCTTGCGGTAGCACTTGTTTCCTTGCGGCGCAACGGCTATGGCCCCTCCGTGGGCAGAACCATGACAGCCTCGGGATTCGCGAGCGTGGCTGCGGGCTTGTTCGGCGGTCATGCGGCTAATGTGGGAGGCATGATGAGCGCACTCTGCAGCAGTCCGGAGGCCGGCCCTTCGGAATCGCGTTACCGCGCGGCAGTCGTCTCGAATGCGGTTGTTATTCTATTTGGACTCGCCGCGTGGCAGGTAACGGACCTGATCCGCATGCTGCCGGCGTCCTTCGTCGCGATGATGACCGGGTTCTCGCTGCTTGGCTTGTTCCAGCATGCCGTTCGCTCTGCGCTTCAGAACCGCAAGCTTCTGCTTTCCGTTCTTCTAACCTTTGGCGCTGCAGCGCTGCATCTTCATGCTTGGGGTATATCCACGCCGATTTGGGCGCTGCTGATCGGTGCGGCGGTGCTGAAGCTGTCAGCTGTGCATGAACGACGCAAACGCAAACTTAACCCTCTGATTGTACCAGCGTCGGATGAGCCGAACCAAGGCGGGAAATACTAG
- a CDS encoding thioredoxin family protein: protein MDRIETEAEFQELVNRDQYTVIKFDTTWCPDCKNMDRFIGAIIEENKDKDFYALDAEQFQPIAEANDVRGIPSLLVYKNGQKLAHLHSKFAKTPGQVQEYLDSLH from the coding sequence ATGGATAGAATCGAAACAGAAGCGGAATTTCAAGAACTGGTCAATCGAGATCAATATACCGTCATCAAATTCGACACGACGTGGTGCCCGGATTGCAAAAATATGGACCGATTCATCGGTGCGATTATCGAAGAGAATAAGGATAAGGACTTCTACGCGCTCGATGCCGAGCAATTTCAGCCGATCGCGGAAGCGAATGATGTACGCGGCATTCCAAGTCTGCTCGTGTATAAGAATGGCCAGAAGCTGGCGCATCTGCACAGCAAATTCGCCAAAACCCCCGGTCAAGTTCAGGAATACCTGGATTCCCTGCACTAA
- a CDS encoding Crp/Fnr family transcriptional regulator — MHDKLWYLSRLNIFKALPEEDIVELDHMARMSHYNALPEGTLLQTPDSPRDGIFFIKEGKLRLYKISTEGKQFTMGILGKGNIFGETDAFSLGSRGVYIETMEETLICSVLKEQFEQFLLKRPHLAMKFLSELSMMLRERDEMLEKLALGDVRERILYLLLKLSKKFGVEEDGFVRIDMAVTHQEVANMIGATRKAVSVIVNSLTKEGILRTGRSMIAIHQAKAEACLEEGCKP, encoded by the coding sequence ATGCACGATAAATTGTGGTATCTATCTAGACTCAATATCTTCAAGGCGCTGCCCGAGGAGGATATCGTCGAGCTGGACCATATGGCGCGGATGTCGCATTACAACGCCTTGCCTGAGGGCACACTGCTTCAAACTCCGGATTCGCCGCGCGATGGCATTTTCTTCATCAAGGAAGGTAAGCTCCGTCTGTACAAAATCAGCACGGAGGGCAAACAATTTACGATGGGGATATTAGGGAAAGGCAATATATTCGGGGAAACGGATGCGTTCTCACTTGGTTCAAGAGGTGTCTACATTGAAACGATGGAAGAGACCTTGATCTGTTCCGTGCTCAAGGAGCAGTTTGAACAGTTCCTTCTCAAGCGGCCGCATTTGGCCATGAAGTTTCTTAGCGAGCTGAGCATGATGCTGAGAGAACGGGATGAAATGCTGGAGAAGCTGGCACTCGGCGATGTAAGAGAACGCATCCTGTACCTGCTGCTCAAGCTGTCCAAGAAATTTGGCGTGGAGGAGGACGGCTTCGTAAGAATCGATATGGCGGTAACGCACCAGGAAGTGGCCAATATGATCGGCGCAACGCGGAAGGCGGTATCCGTCATCGTCAACAGTCTAACGAAGGAAGGCATTCTGCGGACCGGCAGGAGCATGATTGCCATTCATCAAGCCAAAGCCGAAGCTTGTTTGGAGGAGGGCTGCAAGCCCTAA
- a CDS encoding PLP-dependent aminotransferase family protein, which translates to MWKPDRNSKKALFEQIADNLEQRISYGEFPPGSLLPSERKLAEQLGVNRSTVILAFAELRAMGIIESRTGSGTRVSSSKWGATPRHTPNWSRYSEGGSFLPNPPFMRRIREALTQHPSLIDFASGELAAELAPSAEIAALMREQQYTGYLGYDNPQGYTPLRQSLVTYLGKYRGIQTTESSILITSGSQQSLFLITQCLLAPGDAVAIEDPSYCYSLPMFQSAGLRLFRLPVDRQGIQPGDIRTLFKKHRIKMVFLNPNFQNPTGTLLGSEERKQLLDVASELGLPLVEDDPFSLTAYEGAPPLPLKAIDPVGSTLYIGSFSKIAASGLRVGWMVAPNAIVKRLADARQQMDFGLSVIPQQIASEFLKSSYFEPHLERLHTQLLYRRDLLIEALEKELPDLVQYSVPQGGLHLWCKLVPEVHDGKLLEETIKKGAVFVPGSVYGSDAGYVRFTFARPKAEEIGPGIAMFAEALRELMG; encoded by the coding sequence ATGTGGAAGCCCGATCGCAACAGCAAAAAAGCGCTGTTCGAGCAAATTGCGGACAATTTGGAGCAGCGAATTTCATACGGCGAATTTCCACCGGGCAGCCTGCTGCCTTCCGAACGGAAGTTGGCGGAGCAGCTGGGCGTGAACCGCAGCACCGTCATTCTAGCCTTTGCGGAGCTTCGCGCGATGGGCATTATCGAAAGCCGGACAGGCAGCGGCACGCGGGTCAGCAGCAGCAAATGGGGCGCTACGCCTAGGCATACGCCGAATTGGAGCCGGTACAGCGAAGGCGGCAGCTTTCTGCCGAATCCGCCGTTCATGCGGAGAATTCGCGAAGCACTGACGCAGCATCCATCGCTGATCGATTTCGCGAGCGGCGAGCTTGCGGCGGAATTGGCCCCAAGCGCTGAGATTGCGGCACTCATGCGAGAGCAGCAGTACACCGGCTACCTTGGCTACGACAATCCGCAAGGGTACACCCCGCTCAGGCAATCGCTTGTGACTTATTTGGGGAAATACCGGGGTATACAGACGACGGAATCGTCCATTCTCATTACGTCAGGCTCTCAGCAATCGCTGTTTCTGATCACGCAGTGCCTGCTTGCTCCAGGAGACGCCGTTGCGATCGAGGATCCGTCCTACTGTTACTCGCTGCCGATGTTTCAATCAGCCGGTCTTCGGCTGTTCCGGCTTCCTGTCGATCGGCAGGGCATTCAGCCGGGCGACATTCGCACCTTATTCAAGAAGCACCGAATCAAGATGGTGTTCTTGAATCCGAATTTCCAGAACCCGACGGGAACCCTCCTCGGCTCTGAGGAGCGCAAGCAGCTGCTCGACGTCGCAAGCGAGCTGGGACTTCCGCTCGTGGAAGACGATCCGTTCAGTCTGACGGCTTACGAAGGAGCCCCGCCCCTGCCGCTGAAAGCGATCGATCCCGTAGGCTCGACACTGTATATCGGTTCGTTCTCGAAGATCGCTGCTTCCGGCCTGCGCGTCGGATGGATGGTAGCGCCGAATGCCATCGTGAAACGGCTTGCGGACGCCCGGCAGCAGATGGATTTTGGGCTCAGCGTCATTCCGCAGCAAATTGCTTCCGAGTTCTTGAAATCGTCTTACTTCGAACCGCATTTGGAACGCCTGCACACGCAGCTGCTTTACAGAAGAGATCTGCTCATTGAAGCGTTGGAGAAAGAGCTCCCGGACCTGGTCCAATATTCGGTTCCGCAGGGCGGGCTGCACCTGTGGTGCAAGCTGGTCCCCGAGGTTCACGATGGCAAGCTGCTGGAGGAAACCATCAAGAAAGGCGCTGTGTTCGTGCCCGGAAGCGTCTACGGTTCGGATGCCGGCTATGTGCGTTTCACCTTCGCCAGACCGAAAGCCGAGGAAATCGGACCCGGCATCGCTATGTTCGCGGAGGCACTTCGCGAGCTGATGGGTTAA
- a CDS encoding NADPH-dependent assimilatory sulfite reductase hemoprotein subunit, with the protein MAGSGEENVSKIEIIKRQSRHLRGTIQESLLDGQPKFADEDVQVLKFHGVYQQDDRDLRVKLKKEGKDRHYSMMIRARIPGGVLNPEQYLTFDRLADTYTDYKNMRITTRQTLQLHGILKGDLKTTIKTLNESLVTTLGACGDSGRNTICCAEPGDEPFREEMRHDLLALADRLSAKTNAYHEIWVDGEPVQLAEGESEEPLYGEVYLPRKFKVAIVPEGDNCLDVYDNDLGLVAHIKDGHIEGYTVLVGGGMGRMALDQETYPRLASPLCYVAREEAIGTILDTCVAIVTMERDFGDRANRRFARMKYLIDRRGLAWFLSEVEHRLGRKLDPPRQLEWQNGSDHLGWHRERDGISYFGLFVPYGRIADTESMQLKSALREIVSAFKPTIRFTSQQNVILGGIPDALRAAVEERLQAAGVPLPDELSKLRQHTMACVSLPTCGLALAESERAMPDLIPQLEELVQQLGLADEELTIRMTGCANGCARPYNANIAFIGRAAGKYDVFLGGSALGTALNERYREAVPFDQLKDTVRPVLEAFVQERAAGEDFGTYWRRSAVRTNG; encoded by the coding sequence ATGGCAGGGTCAGGCGAGGAGAATGTTTCGAAGATCGAGATCATTAAGCGGCAGAGCCGTCACCTGCGGGGGACGATCCAGGAGTCACTGCTGGACGGACAGCCTAAGTTCGCAGACGAAGACGTTCAGGTACTCAAGTTTCATGGCGTGTACCAGCAGGATGACCGCGATCTCCGGGTGAAGCTGAAGAAAGAGGGCAAGGACCGGCATTACAGCATGATGATTCGGGCGCGCATACCGGGCGGCGTGCTGAACCCGGAGCAGTACCTCACATTCGATCGCTTGGCGGATACGTACACGGACTATAAGAACATGCGGATCACGACACGGCAAACACTGCAGCTGCACGGCATTCTCAAGGGCGATCTCAAAACAACGATCAAGACGCTGAACGAATCGCTCGTCACGACGCTTGGCGCATGCGGCGATTCGGGCCGCAATACGATCTGCTGCGCGGAACCGGGCGATGAGCCGTTCCGGGAGGAGATGCGGCATGATTTGCTGGCGCTCGCGGACCGGCTGAGCGCGAAAACCAACGCCTACCATGAAATTTGGGTGGACGGCGAGCCTGTCCAATTAGCCGAAGGCGAATCGGAAGAGCCGCTGTACGGAGAGGTCTACCTGCCGCGTAAATTCAAGGTTGCTATTGTCCCGGAAGGCGATAACTGCCTGGATGTTTACGATAACGACCTCGGTCTTGTCGCGCACATCAAGGACGGGCATATTGAGGGCTATACCGTCCTCGTCGGCGGCGGCATGGGCCGAATGGCGCTGGATCAGGAGACGTATCCGAGACTGGCGAGCCCGCTGTGCTATGTGGCCAGAGAAGAAGCGATCGGAACGATTCTGGATACATGCGTCGCCATCGTTACCATGGAGCGGGATTTCGGCGACCGCGCCAACCGTCGCTTCGCCCGCATGAAGTATTTGATCGACCGCAGAGGATTGGCGTGGTTCCTGAGCGAGGTCGAGCACAGGCTGGGTCGCAAGCTGGATCCGCCTAGGCAGCTGGAGTGGCAGAACGGCAGCGATCATCTGGGCTGGCATCGGGAACGCGATGGGATCAGCTATTTCGGGCTATTCGTCCCTTATGGCCGTATTGCAGATACCGAATCGATGCAGCTGAAATCGGCGCTTCGCGAGATCGTCAGCGCGTTCAAGCCGACGATTCGTTTCACTTCGCAGCAAAATGTCATCCTTGGCGGCATCCCGGATGCACTGCGCGCTGCGGTTGAAGAACGGCTGCAGGCGGCAGGCGTACCGCTGCCGGATGAGCTGTCGAAGCTGCGGCAGCACACGATGGCTTGCGTGTCCCTGCCTACCTGCGGTCTAGCCTTGGCGGAATCGGAACGGGCGATGCCGGACTTGATCCCGCAGCTCGAGGAGCTGGTGCAGCAGCTTGGCCTCGCGGACGAGGAGCTCACCATCCGGATGACAGGCTGTGCCAACGGCTGCGCTCGCCCGTACAACGCCAATATTGCTTTCATTGGAAGGGCTGCAGGCAAATACGACGTGTTTCTGGGCGGAAGCGCGCTTGGAACAGCCTTGAACGAGCGATACCGGGAGGCAGTGCCTTTCGATCAGTTGAAGGATACGGTTCGTCCCGTGCTGGAAGCTTTCGTTCAAGAGCGGGCGGCAGGCGAGGATTTCGGTACCTACTGGCGGCGTTCCGCGGTACGGACAAATGGCTAA
- a CDS encoding Ger(x)C family spore germination protein → MRKWIAALLLCALLTGCGDKKTINKIMLVQSLGFDTAGNSIRGSVLTGNYNKRDEVNMAMLETETPSEFEVLTALNTQTRYPVEYGQLGAIVFGTPYAKLGIDKIMENLCRDTRISMHMQVAVADRTARELLQTARHSKDTYLIANLLEQNMKNGNLPKMNMHRALFSFYSRGRDLYLPLVAVKQGELQTTGLALFKKQKDVLHVGLSQALLLNMLLENASNGSYSAPVTITESKGTTLLRIVKTKAAYKLVNPAAIAIDLRISARIKDVPKHADYQASNRITSFEQTVGGILEKEITKLLALCRQHGTDPIGLEEFALRHAKRSRTASPQGSGYPVVTDVHVKLDILQTGFSL, encoded by the coding sequence GTGCGGAAATGGATTGCGGCTCTTCTGCTCTGCGCGCTGCTGACGGGGTGCGGCGACAAGAAGACGATCAATAAGATCATGCTCGTACAAAGTCTCGGCTTCGATACGGCGGGCAATAGTATTCGAGGCAGCGTGCTGACGGGGAACTACAACAAGCGGGACGAGGTCAATATGGCAATGCTGGAGACGGAAACGCCTTCGGAATTCGAAGTGCTGACCGCACTTAACACCCAGACGAGGTATCCCGTCGAATACGGCCAGCTCGGAGCCATCGTATTCGGAACGCCGTATGCGAAGCTAGGCATTGACAAGATCATGGAAAATTTGTGCCGCGACACCCGCATTTCCATGCACATGCAAGTTGCCGTAGCGGATCGAACCGCTCGCGAGCTGCTGCAAACGGCAAGGCATTCTAAGGACACGTACCTGATCGCGAATCTGCTCGAGCAGAACATGAAGAACGGCAATCTGCCGAAGATGAATATGCACCGGGCGCTGTTCAGCTTCTATTCGCGTGGGAGGGACTTGTACCTTCCGCTAGTTGCGGTGAAACAAGGTGAGCTGCAAACGACCGGCCTGGCGCTGTTCAAGAAGCAAAAGGACGTGCTGCATGTCGGTCTGAGCCAAGCGCTGCTGCTGAATATGCTGCTGGAGAATGCGAGCAACGGAAGCTACTCGGCGCCGGTCACCATTACAGAAAGCAAAGGAACGACGCTGCTGCGCATTGTCAAAACCAAAGCTGCCTATAAACTGGTCAACCCGGCGGCAATTGCCATCGACCTGCGCATTTCCGCCCGGATCAAGGACGTCCCGAAACACGCGGACTATCAAGCTTCGAATCGCATTACGTCTTTCGAGCAAACGGTCGGCGGCATCCTCGAGAAGGAGATCACGAAGCTCCTCGCGCTTTGCCGGCAGCATGGGACTGACCCCATTGGCCTCGAGGAATTCGCCTTACGGCACGCTAAGCGAAGCCGCACAGCTTCGCCCCAAGGAAGCGGCTACCCGGTCGTAACAGACGTTCATGTCAAGCTGGACATCTTGCAAACCGGCTTCAGCCTGTAA
- a CDS encoding GerAB/ArcD/ProY family transporter, producing the protein MNQIKVSDQISPILVFFLLHVNLVNFGVLNYQRLVLKHAGLNGWISVAITGLSVHLIVWMIFKIVSRGGEAMDLVSVNRACFGRFGGKIADLIFILYFGYGALIAFRSYLSVIEVWLFPTLTLWPITLVILVLLYYTVSGGLRSVNGLSLWGTLAAAVCTFPIPIMVWSYLHPLNLLPLFNHTPGELLLASKDMSVQYAGVLSLLMIYPFLKTPGKSKKWAHGAVAAATVLYLILILVTFMYYSEYQLQLLVWPTLHIYMLLELPLFQRLEYMVISILFITVVANVAFGLWMTCRAAKQSLHIKQSVSLTLCLLLFLLGVFWIKDYDSLKSISSYHAQVGFYLQYAYVPIMFILMQFKKKSRPA; encoded by the coding sequence GTGAATCAGATCAAGGTTTCCGATCAAATCTCGCCGATATTAGTGTTCTTCCTGCTCCATGTCAACTTGGTCAACTTCGGCGTACTGAACTACCAGCGCTTAGTTCTGAAACATGCCGGCTTAAACGGGTGGATATCCGTTGCGATCACGGGACTGAGTGTTCACCTGATTGTATGGATGATCTTCAAAATCGTTTCGCGCGGCGGCGAAGCCATGGATCTCGTCTCCGTCAACCGGGCTTGCTTCGGCCGGTTCGGGGGCAAAATCGCGGATCTGATCTTCATCTTGTATTTCGGCTACGGAGCGCTGATCGCATTCCGCAGCTACCTTTCCGTTATTGAGGTATGGTTGTTTCCGACGTTAACGCTTTGGCCGATCACCCTGGTCATTTTGGTGCTGCTCTACTACACGGTGAGCGGCGGTCTCCGGTCCGTGAACGGGCTGAGCCTGTGGGGCACGCTGGCTGCCGCCGTGTGTACGTTCCCGATTCCAATTATGGTATGGAGTTACCTGCACCCGCTCAATCTGCTGCCGTTGTTCAACCATACTCCCGGCGAGCTGCTCCTGGCGTCCAAAGACATGTCGGTGCAATATGCAGGCGTGCTTTCGCTGCTCATGATCTATCCGTTCCTTAAGACGCCAGGCAAATCGAAGAAGTGGGCCCATGGAGCCGTTGCCGCGGCTACCGTGCTGTATCTTATTCTCATTCTCGTAACGTTTATGTACTACAGCGAGTATCAATTACAGCTGCTCGTATGGCCGACGCTTCATATTTACATGCTCTTGGAGCTGCCGCTTTTTCAAAGGCTAGAGTATATGGTTATCTCCATCCTCTTCATAACCGTTGTCGCCAACGTCGCGTTCGGGCTGTGGATGACATGCCGCGCAGCCAAGCAGAGCCTTCATATCAAACAATCCGTTAGTTTGACCCTATGCCTGCTGCTCTTCCTGCTGGGGGTGTTTTGGATTAAGGATTACGACAGCTTGAAGTCGATTTCAAGCTATCATGCCCAAGTCGGATTCTACTTGCAGTACGCATATGTGCCCATTATGTTCATCCTGATGCAATTCAAGAAGAAAAGCCGACCGGCTTAG